In Mastacembelus armatus chromosome 4, fMasArm1.2, whole genome shotgun sequence, the following are encoded in one genomic region:
- the shroom2a gene encoding protein Shroom2 isoform X1 codes for MDPEGYTNDPHYTEAERLWHMMHKSGDVDQRSRDGESWKLVNVFLSGGAPWGFTLRGGLEHREPLLITKVEEGSKAAAVSLQVGDELVSINEIPLTGYRQEAICLVKGSHKTLSLAVKRNMKMVDIVAQKMPSENDVHVARSFLTKILRSSMRRNEPISRPHSWHSTKFNESHSEIAKIQSPPTPAWHTRYDASSSSTDLSSGWEQTNLRRVSDQFSSLGSMDSLEHVPHPYPAGQLSSAKSNNSIEHLGGGKRDSAYSSFSTSSGTPDYTLSKSNAASTENMLSKVSQWDVGGKHNNGRNTQTLIEGVKQDDRVAYFQMPGVSTGCEGPQTEDPTISRHSISSRTSFGPVWHVPEKKKTSSPSPPPPPPPTRSDSFAATKVHERGLVIVHPEGPDLHGPSKASIENQHSHNLSPKNDDSFYKSPDNYNHNQTSSNKQYSLSSGDVQQGQPYQQRHHSDKSTFYSQPWATSVPKPQSFSGYHFSMQELPTNGSSQHFGQIQRRSFSTSLSTTATDQNTDSSANSRYYCVTTCQPTQPNPQPLLGKPKDRRSVTGVDLTQTGKEHSLSPQMVTKVTHHLPQQHSSHSKDSNGYNKIQITTALETSVPKPCSDERGVHRGHNTQNAEAQSTSYAPSRQSEPRRSLPLQHRELPQDIRLHSQVSNKISPQETPMLHSLSMDVAGQDEKPRSTSLEESLESKQLKRNDRFATTLRNEIQMRRAQLQKSKSAEGATEEGQDVWKLPESTTPTSADGSFTNIYKDHLKEAQARVLKATSFRRKDLEPVLVEIPAAEALPSYSTSALAHKDVANSTVTESVASKPGHASSQVMRIGGRKRFPAEKKIRSYSEPDKIHEVGVKENVHHENASSSLDQQKLFKQSGNPGFSSQMQSYTENQSQDLGSTSTAKDTQKSVRSKEYTDEAQGVPYSAYTYSVLDQQRLGTFAEYEARWNIQKIPPETRASGQYRSADNILDPGPEERTRTSYFHERSRSSPSADIYGQKIPVPARKSETEYSQTEHKPTEQLHTATGFSQRGPSDCKVREKPVELEHYSAPPHLSVTGANPDCRHRAASATENHKNTSITHSIADSALPQPEEHSYTEPPAVPWRKSSVLERPPPPRCTETESKELFTSSQSEIFAQCSPNTDSNSASVPSSSAKGDSEQGKGLVDKGQGEVHHLSTTNPQLASSPATSFRPPGLGRMEGQRSPSPQFSPQRLSDKPPASLQDEHSNRMEHVIENENTTVKKVPIKIVHSEGVTEKENCPFLQHSDSQAVVLEGPGVTSLSSLGATGQGSGFCAFTRQREPNSMPTAQTDQKPQRDIYMVTGLSNSQELTEELSSNKTAVTTGLTEEDQKREELARDIMGKDKSLADILDQSKMKTTMDLMEGIFPQGEQLLEGAHQRRKLISKQTAPRPTEEREKEDSMAAAVTMVTSSTYYSTSAPKAELLIKMKDMQEQEEDSEDELDTDLANKKQELIDSLSKKLQVLREARESLQEDILDNNALGEEVEVRVQKVCKPNELDKFKMFVGDLDKVVSLLLSLSGRLARVENALNSLEEDATAEERRTLIEKRKLLIRQHEDAKELKENLDRRERVVYDILANHLQEDSLTDYEHFVKMKSALIIEQRKLEDKIKLGEEQLKCLMDSLPIEQRLSL; via the exons GTTGAGGAGGGCAGCAAGGCAGCAGCTGTGAGTCTCCAGGTGGGAGACGAACTTGTCAGCATCAACGAGATTCCACTGACTGGCTACAGACAGGAGGCAATCTGCCTAGTAAAAGGCTCCCACAAGACCCTCAGTCTGGCAGTGAAAAG GAATATGAAAATGGTGGATATTGTAGCTCAGAAAATGCCCTCAGAGAATGACGTGCATGTGGCAAGAAGCTTTCTTACGAAGATTTTGCGAAGTTCCATGAG GAGGAATGAACCCATAAGCAGGCCTCACTCCTGGCACTCTACCAAGTTCAACGAAAGCCATTCAGAGATTGCCAAAATACAGTCACCGCCCACACCAGCCTGGCACACCAGATATGATGCTAG CTCATCCTCAACTGATCTCTCCTCTGGCTGGGAGCAAACAAACCTACGCAGAGTGTCCGACCAGTTCAGCTCTCTCGGCAGCATGGACAGTCTAGAACATGTCCCACATCCGTATCCCGCTGGTCAATTGTCATCTGCTAAGTCCAACAACAGTATAGAGCACCTTGGAGGAGGTAAACGAGACTCAGCCTACAGCTCCTTCTCCACCAGCTCTGGCACACCAGACTACACCCTTTCCAAGAGCAATGCTGCCTCAACTGAGAACATGCTCTCAAAGGTCAGCCAGTGGGATGTAGGAGGAAAGCACAACAATGGCAGAAACACGCAGACTCTGATTGAGGGAGTGAAACAAGACGATAGGGTGGCGTACTTCCAGATGCCAGGTGTTAGCACAGGTTGTGAGGGTCCACAGACTGAGGACCCGACTATCTCCCGCCATTCCATTTCAAGTAGAACCAGCTTTGGACCTGTTTGGCATGTCCCTGAGAAAAAGAAGACTTCTTCACCTTCTccgcctcctccacctccacccacACGCAGTGATAGTTTTGCTGCGACTAAGGTGCATGAAAGGGGGCTGGTTATAGTGCACCCAGAAGGACCTGATTTACATGGCCCCTCTAAGGCTTCCATTGAAAATCAGCACAGCCACAATCTATCCCCCAAAAATGACGACAGTTTTTATAAGTCCCCTGATAATTACAATCATAACCAGACCAGCTCTAACAAGCAGTATTCCCTGTCGAGTGGTGATGTTCAGCAAGGTCAGCCCTACCAGCAAAGACACCATAGTGACAAAAGCACTTTTTATTCTCAACCCTGGGCTACATCTGTACCAAAGCCACAGAGCTTCAGTGGCTATCACTTTAGCATGCAGGAACTGCCTACTAATGGTTCTTCACAACACTTTGGTCAGATCCAGAGAAGAAGCTTTAGTACCTCACTGTCAACCACAGCCACTGaccaaaacacagacagcagtgcAAATAGCAGATACTATTGTGTCACAACATGTCAGCCCACACAGCCTAATCCCCAGCCTTTGTTGGGAAAACCTAAGGACAGGAGGAGTGTCACAGGTGTAGACCTGACACAGACTGGGAAGGAACACTCTCTTAGCCCACAGATGGTCACCAAAGTGACACATCATCTTCCCCAACAACACTCCTCACACAGTAAAGATAGTAATGGATACAATAAGATCCAAATTACTACAGCACTGGAAACCTCTGTACCCAAACCCTGCTCTGATGAAAGAGGAGTCCACAGAGGGCataacacacaaaatgcagaGGCTCAGTCCACAAGTTATGCTCCTAGCAGACAGTCTGAGCCACGAAGGTCTCTACCACTGCAACACAGAGAATTACCCCAAGACATCAGACTTCACAGCCAAGTGAGCAACAAGATTAGCCCTCAGGAGACCCCTATGCTTCACTCTTTATCTATGGATGTTGCAGGTCAAGATGAGAAACCAAGAAGCACAAGTTTGGAGGAGTCACTTGAAAGCAAGCAACTAAAACGCAATGATCGTTTTGCCACCACATTAAGGAATGAAATCCAGATGAGAAGAGCTCAGCTGCAGAAAAGTAAGAGTGCTGAAGGTGCTACTGAAGAAGGTCAGGATGTATGGAAGCTCCCTGAAAGCACCACCCCAACGTCTGCAGACGGCTCCTTCACTAATATCTACAAGGATCATCTGAAGGAAGCACAAGCAAGGGTACTAAAGGCTACCTCTTTCAGGAGGAAAGACCTCGAGCCTGTTTTAGTAGAGATCCCGGCAGCCGAGGCCTTGCCTAGCTATTCAACCTCAGCACTGGCCCATAAAGATGTTGCTAACTCAACTGTCACAGAGTCAGTAGCAAGTAAACCAGGGCATGCTTCTAGTCAGGTAATGCGCATTGGTGGTCGAAAGCGctttcctgcagaaaaaaagataagGTCTTACTCTGAACCAGACAAAATCCATGAAGTTGgggtaaaagaaaatgttcaccATGAAAATGCAAGTTCCTCACTAGATCAGCAGAAACTCTTTAAACAAAGTGGGAACCCAGGGTTTTCCAGTCAGATGCAAAGCTATACTGAGAACCAAAGCCAAGATCTTGGTTCCACCAGTACAGCAAAGGATACACAGAAATCAGTCAGAAGCAAAGAGTACACTGACGAGGCCCAAGGAGTCCCTTATTCTGCATACACATATTCTGTCCTAGACCAGCAAAGACTGGGCACCTTCGCTGAGTATGAGGCAAGGTGGAATATACAGAAAATACCTCCAGAGACAAGGGCCTCTGGACAGTACCGCTCAGCAGATAACATTCTTGATCCGGGTCCAGAGGAGAGAACCAGAACTTCCTACTTCCACGAGAGATCCAGATCCTCTCCTTCAGCTGACATTTATGGGCAG AAGATTCCAGTTCCTGCAAGAAAGTCTGAGACAGAATATTCTCAGACGGAGCATAAACCTACTGAACAGCTCCACACTGCTACAGG GTTCTCCCAGAGAGGGCCCAGTGACTGTAAAGTGAGAGAAAAGCCGGTGGAGTTGGAGCATTACTCGGCACCACCCCATCTGTCCGTGACAGGAGCCAACCCTGACTGCAGACACAGAGCTGCTTCTGCCACCGAgaaccacaaaaacacatctaTCACACACAGTATCGCAGACTCTGCCCTCCCTCAGCCCGAGGAACACAGCTACACCGAGCCACCAGCTGTACCGTGGAGGAAGTCCTCTGTGCTGGAGAGGCCTCCCCCACCCAGATGCACAGAGACCGAGTCCAAAGAACTCTTCACCAGTTCCCAAAGTGAAATCTTTGCCCAATGCTCTCCTAACACTGATTCTAACTCCGCCTCTGTGCCCTCCTCCTCTGCAAAGGGAGATTCTGAGCAGGGCAAAGGCCTTGTGGACAAAGGACAAGGGGAAGTACATCATCTGTCAACAACCAATCCTCAGCTAGCCTCCTCTCCCGCAACCTCCTTCAGACCTCCCGGGCTGGGTAGGATGGAGGGCCAGCGCTCACCATCTCCACAGTTTTCCCCACAGAGACTCAGCGACAAGCCTCCAGCCTCTCTGCAGGATGAACACTCCAACAG GATGGAGCATGtgatagaaaatgaaaatactacAGTAAAGAAAGTGCCCATCAAGATTGTCCATTCGGAGGGAGTCACAGAGAAGGAGAATTGTCCATTTTTGCAGCACAGCGACTCCCAAGCTGTTGTTCTTGAGGGTCCTGGTGTCACCAGCCTCAGTAGCCTAGGAGCCACAGGGCAGGGTTCAGGCTTCTGTGCCTTTACACGTCAGAGGGAGCCCAACAGTATGCCTACTGCTCAAACTGACCAAAAGCCCCAGAGAGACATATACATGGTCACTGGCCTCTCCAATAGCCAGGAGCTCACAGAGGagctcagcagcaacaagacGGCTGTAACCACAGGCCTGACTGAAGAGGACCAGAAGAGAGAAGAGCTGGCCAGAGACATAATGGGGAAGGACAAGTCGCTAGCTGACATTCTGGATCAGAGCAAGATGAAGACGACCATGGACTTGATGGAGGGTATCTTCCCTCAAGGGGAGCAGCTGCTGGAAGGAGCTCACCAGCGCAGAAAGTTGATCTCCAAACAGACGGCGCCACGGCCCACTGAGGAAAG GGAAAAGGAGGACAGTATGGCTGCAGCTGTCACCATGGTGACCAGCTCTACATATTACAGCACATCTGCTCCCAAAGCTGAACTCCTTATTAAGATGAAGGACATGCAGGAGCAGGAAGAAGACTCTGAAGACGAGCTGGATACTGATCTGGCCAACAAAAAG CAAGAGCTGATCGATAGTCTCAGCAAGAAGCTCCAGGTGTTACGGGAGGCCAGGGAGAGTCTCCAGGAAGACATCCTGGACAACAATGCTCtgggagaggaggtggaggtccGAGTCCAAAAGGTTTGCAAGCCCAACGAACTGGACAAGTTCAAGATGTTTGTTGGTGATCTGGATAAGGTGGTGAGCCTCCTTCTTTCCCTGTCGGGTCGGCTGGCCAGAGTGGAGAATGCTCTCAACAGTCTGGAGGAGGACGCTACAGCTGAGGAGAGG CGCACATTGATTGAGAAGAGAAAGCTGTTGATTCGACAGCACGAGGATGCAAAGGAGCTGAAGGAGAACTTGGACCGCAGGGAGCGTGTGGTCTATGACATCCTGGCCAACCACCTGCAGGAAGACAGCCTTACAGACTATGAGCACTTTGTCAAGATGAAGTCTGCGCTGATCATTGAACAGCGCAAGCTTGAGGACAAAATCAAGCTGGGTGAGGAGCAGCTCAAGTGTCTGATGGACAGTCTGCCAATAGAACAGAGACTGTCCTTGTGA